Proteins co-encoded in one Stomoxys calcitrans chromosome 5, idStoCalc2.1, whole genome shotgun sequence genomic window:
- the LOC131997872 gene encoding uncharacterized protein LOC131997872 — protein sequence MTSLSNFILISDALIEFNADICGETLSSSTVHSLEVHKEELRNLWLRVRPVYESSMSEVSRSDENAKVDIETLKARYQTAYQTYVSSISRICEQIELKRAISTASSAPVVQNSDIGLHSNVHLPPCDIEAFSGDYSSWPSFRDLFTALYVRNARLSSVEKLFHLNNKTRGEALEIVRKAPLTNEGFDVAWGALRARFENKRLLINTQLRILFSLENASVESSDSIKRLRSAINGVISALRLYDVDISSWDPVFVYHCSTRLSETTLSLWEHSLQDKREIPSWNELDSFLTSRFQTLETVSDFNRSLPSASSNDKPKNQAKSNIPKRVGSYQNSLAPPVCKLCPDERHTIRLCPRFISMNYSDRLSCIKRYKLCLNCFSKAHGVRDCKSAYNCGECQRRHNTLLHRDVPEPVQNAPPAEDPTVGDNTLQVQSCAATRINMVLLGTVVVNIVYNDEIFPARALIDSGSEASFISEKLFNQLRLPSKFASTKIFGLNGTTSAQSKRMCSLTIGSRFDAEVVIEATAIVIPHLTSALPTFERGIFSSLPDLRLADPEFYKTSHIDMLLGADLIPFIMLGGVRRNVCDSLIAQETVFGWILTGPVKLSPISSFNARVSFFNGASLDRQISRFWEVEDLPRHREMSPDDFICEENYKNTTRRDSSGRYIVSLPFREGFPHSLGLGHSRKLAVAQFLRSEKRLLGTPDVKAQYDAVVNEYLELGHMREVCQDPELGYYLPHHAVFRPESSSTKIRVVFNASSPTSNGRSLNDVLLSGPSLQLDLTLLLLQWRFFRYVFNCDIEKMYRQILVDNEHTRFHRIVFRDSPLNAIREYELKTVTFGVNCAPYLAIRTLLQLAEDVGEIYPIASHILRTCMYVDDVLAGAHDIEEAMEAQRQLIGALESAKFSLRKWTSNSATFLRNIPKEHLLNGDFLQLEDRSTAKTLGVRWNAKSDSFYFSVERLSIPSHPTKRQVLSEISKLFDPAGWLCPFIVLAKLLMRDIWVSGIDWDDKLSPSLLAKWQDFSNNYPSIEQIVIPRWIDYSPEFDVQIHGFSDASEKAYAAVVYIRVESPSGVVTTHLLTAKSRVSPLKTLSIPRLELFGGPILSIAENSESETNLSILNRWRRVKAISQQFSTRWKHEYLKELHKRQKWQNPQKNIDVGALVVIRDEALAPTEWRLGRVSKIYKGKDGLVRVADVITQRGTITRPLVKLVLLP from the exons ATGACTTCcctttccaattttattttgatttctgaTGCGTTGATAGAGTTCAATGCAGATATTTGTGGCGAGACCCTATCCTCTTCAACAGTTCACTCTTTGGAGGTACACAAAGAGGAGTTAAGAAATCTATGGCTACGTGTTAGGCCAGTTTATGAGTCCAGTATGAGCGAGGTCTCAAGATCTGACGAAAATGCAAAGGTTGATATTGAGACGTTGAAAGCTCGATACCAGACTGCATACCAGACATATGTTTCCAGTATTTCTAGGATCTGCGAGCAGATTGAGCTCAAGAGGGCAATTTCGACAGCATCTTCCGCTCCAGTGGTGCAGAATTCCGACATAGGTCTCCATTCTAACGTTCATTTACCCCCTTGCGACATTGAGGCATTCTCCGGTGATTATTCCAGTTGGCCGTCATTTCGTGATTTATTCACCGCTCTTTATGTTCGGAATGCACGATTGTCTTCCGTGGAGAAGTTGTTTCACCTTAATAATAAGACTCGCGGTGAAGCACTGGAAATTGTTCGAAAGGCTCCACTTACGAATGAGGGGTTTGATGTCGCATGGGGGGCTTTACGAGCAAGATTTGAGAATAAGAGGCTgcttataaatacccagctaaGGATTCTCTTTAGTCTTGAAAACGCTTCTGTCGAATCCAGTGATTCTATTAAGAGACTTCGAAGCGCCATTAATGGGGTTATATCTGCATTGAGGCTGTATGACGTTGATATTTCAAGTTGGGATCCTGTATTTGTGTATCATTGCAGCACGAGACTCTCAGAGACTACACTGTCACTGTGGGAACATTCGTTGCAGGATAAGAGGGAGATCCCCTCTTGGAATGAACTTGATTCATTTTTGACCAGCCGCTTTCAGACTTTAGAGACAGTATCCGATTTTAATAGGTCATTACCGTCCGCTAGTTCGAATGATAAGCCCAAGAATCAGGCCAAGAGTAACATTCCGAAACGTGTGGGCTCATATCAGAATAGTTTGGCTCCTCCAGTTTGCAAGCTTTGCCCAGATGAACGTCACACTATTCGATTGTGTCCACGCTTTATTTCTATGAATTATTCTGATCGATTGTCGTGTATAAAAAGGTACAAATTGTGCTTAAATTGCTTCTCGAAGGCTCATGGGGTTAGGGATTGCAAGAGTGCTTATAACTGTGGTGAGTGTCAGAGAAGACACAACACTCTTCTTCATAGAGATGTGCCTGAGCCGGTCCAAAATGCCCCTCCAGCCGAGGATCCCACCGTGGGGGACAATACATTGCAGGTTCAGTCTTGTGCCGCGACTCGCATTAACATGGTTCTCTTGGGAACGGTGGTAGTTAATATTGTCTATAATGACGAGATTTTCCCTGCACGGGCCTTGATAGATTCGGGTTCCGAGGCATCCTTCATCTCTGAGAAACTTTTTAATCAATTACGGTTACCCTCTAAATTCGCTTCCACCAAGATATTTGGTTTGAATGGGACTACTTCGGCTCAATCCAAAAGAATGTGTTCGTTGACCATCGGATCTCGATTTGATGCCGAGGTAGTCATTGAGGCAACGGCCATAGTTATTCCACATCTCACATCGGCTTTGCCCACTTTTGAACGGGGAATATTTTCATCACTTCCCGATTTGCGACTTGCTGACCCGGAGTTTTACAAGACCTCACATATAGATATGTTACTGGGTGCTGACTTGATTCCGTTTATCATGCTGGGTGGAGTTCGGCGTAACGTATGCGATTCACTTATAGCTCAGGAGACGGTGTTCGGATGGATTTTGACTGGCCCGGTCAAGTTGTCTCCGATTAGCTCCTTTAACGCCCGTGTCTCCTTTTTCAATGGGGCTTCCTTGGATAGGCAGATATCTAGGTTTTGGGAGGTGGAAGACCTTCCCAGACATAGAGAGATGAGTCCAGACGATTTCATATGCGAAGAGAATTACAAGAATACGACTAGAAGGGACTCCTCCGGACGTTATATTGTATCTCTTCCATTCAGAGAGGGGTTCCCCCACTCCCTTGGCTTGGGACACTCCCGAAAGTTGGCGGTAGCCCAGTTTCTTCGGAGTGAGAAGCGTCTTCTTGGAACGCCCGATGTTAAGGCTCAGTATGACGCTGTTGTTAATGAGTATCTTGAGCTGGGACATATGAGGGAGGTATGCCAGGATCCGGAATTAGGTTATTACCTTCCTCACCACGCGGTGTTTCGTCCAGAGAGTTCGTCTACGAAGATCCGAGTAGTGTTTAACGCTTCAAGCCCGACTAGCAATGGACGAAGCTTGAATGACGTTTTGCTCAGTGGGCCATCCTTGCAGCTCGATTTGACCCTGTTACTCCTACAGTGGCGTTTCTTCCGCTATGTTTTTAACTGTGACATCGAAAAGATGTACCGCCAAATTCTGGTGGATAATGAACACACACGCTTTCATAGGATTGTCTTTCGTGACTCGCCCTTGAATGCCATTAGAGAATACGAATTGAAGACAGTCACGTTTGGGGTCAATTGTGCTCCATATCTTGCGATACGCACGCTCCTGCAATTGGCTGAAGATGTGGGTGAGATCTATCCTATAGCCAGCCACATTTTGAGGACATGCATGTATGTCGATGACGTTTTGGCTGGCGCTCACGATATTGAGGAGGCTATGGAGGCTCAACGTCAACTGATAGGGGCACTTGAATCCGCAAAATTCTCCCTAAGAAAATGGACTTCGAATTCCGCTACCTTCCTACGAAACATTCCGAAGGAGCATCTTTTGAACGGAGACTTTCTTCAACTCGAGGATAGAAGCACTGCGAAGACTTTGGGAGTGCGCTGGAATGCCAAGTCcgattctttttatttttccgTTGAGAGATTGAGTATTCCTTCCCATCCCACTAAACGGCAGGTCCTTTCGGAAATATCGAAGCTTTTCGACCCTGCGGGGTGGTTGTGTCCTTTTATTGTTTTGGCCAAGTTACTAATGCGGGACATTTGGGTTTCAGGAATTGACTGGGACGATAAGTTGTCCCCTTCACTTCTCGCGAAATGGCAGGACTTTTCCAATAATTATCCAAGTATAGAGCAGATTGTGATTCCACGTTGGATAGACTATTCTCCGGAGTTTGATGTCCAAATTCATGGGTTTTCTGACGCTTCCGAGAAAGCGTATGCCGCTGTGGTTTACATTCGTGTTGAATCACCATCCGGTGTGGTAACGACACATCTTCTGACGGCAAAATCTCGTGTATCTCCTCTCAAGACATTGTCGATTCCTAGATTGGAGCTTT TTGGAGGACCAATCCTATCCATTGCTGAAAACTCTGAATCCGAAACCAACTTATCCATTTTAAACCGTTGGCGTCGAGTAAAGGCAATTTCCCAGCAATTCAGCACTCGTTGGAAACATGAGTACTTAAAAGAGCTCCACAAAAGACAAAAATGGCAAAACCCCCAAAAGAATATTGACGTAGGTGCTCTGGTTGTTATTAGGGACGAAGCTCTGGCTCCTACCGAATGGAGATTAGGACGAGTCTCAAAGATTTACAAAGGCAAAGATGGTTTAGTCCGGGTGGCAGATGTTATCACTCAAAGGGGTACTATTACGCGGCCTTTGGTAAAACTTGTTCTACTTCCTTAA